In Topomyia yanbarensis strain Yona2022 chromosome 2, ASM3024719v1, whole genome shotgun sequence, one DNA window encodes the following:
- the LOC131681110 gene encoding uncharacterized protein LOC131681110: MPVARSPLASPNRYEVESNCIACDRPDMVDNMVQCDGCDDWWHYSCAGVTNSINERAWSCSKCNALTNAASSSSVSGRASQLAGTMKRLMERQELEKQRVELELQRKFLDEQQKLFNATVEDEIKSQKSRVSRRSAQNRVNEWLGSTAEGAVGGNLVPLAAIQTELGPPGRVADIVVNPSKQWQEGQRILKEQPTLGKPQQPEEKLDADKHKLAEQQIADLREQLEQCKKLLTGLQLTSSTQVNSSGAIAKSRPKAPEIENRYAFENNFSYQTFLTNPPTTNNNMLRNQSRRVGQGHIFAPAGTHNLYKTANQHNQSFLPPKTQVNFPPTQHPTPQQLAARQSLARDLPCFSGNPSEWPMFISNYNYTTEACGYTDGENMIRLQRCLKGHALETVRSRLVLPQAVPHVIETLRMRYGRSEVLINSLLREVRSIPAPRSDKLEGLIEYGMAVQALCDHIEAANEQAHLANPTLLQELVGKLPADQKLLWAGYKRGVGNVNLRTFCDYMADIVRDASSVILYEPDAGKTVSRDKSRSKGYVNLHTAGSKDTTSPGCHYCSKQGHRLRECNEFKGLSEDDRWRKVRELGLCQICLFRHGRRSCRSNSRCTVDGCQYRHHPLLHSTRKAGRVPTVELAENHAHRYLDSSSLFRIVPVTVYGKSKAIDVFAFLDEGSTLTLIEDELAMQLDLDGSPQPLCLHWTGDVSRRETDSKKVCFEIAGTGHSQKFKIAEARTVDRLNLPSQSFHREVAERRFKYLKGIPLQSYASVVPKLLIGIDNLRLALPLKVREGDGTGPVAVKTRLGWCVYGRQLDEPDKVHSFHICECNSNGELHEAMKQFFEFEQASVKVPDSMMSDEDQRAQYLLETTTKRIGNRYETGLLWKQDDIVLPNSYPMAVRRLKCLERQMERNPVLKENLHRQIREYGEKGYAHRATEDELSRADPHRVWYLPLGAVTNAKKPGKVRVVWDAAAKVDGVSLNSVLLKGPDRLASLPGILYRFRLYQVAVSADIQEMFHQVRIREVDKHSQRFLWRFDSSKDPVIYLMDVATFGSTCSPASAQYIKDLNAKEHSEMFPRAVQGIVDSHYVDDYLDSFGSEEEARQVAAEVRLVHRNGGFTLRGWRSNNENILDHLGEPRTEDGKTLCLTRTAATERVLGMLWIPRTDELSFSTQLGEDVLSLIAGDIRPTKRQILRCVMSLFDPLGLLAPFLIHGKVLIQNLWRTGADWDDKVDDNSRDFWRRWTKIIEFISTVHIPRCYFPGATKETYAATQFHVFVDASETAYSCAVYLRTVDFGGKAQCVLVAGKAKVAPVKPLSVPRLELQACVLGTRLLKFTLENLRIPISRRVLWTDSTTALSWILADPRNYRPFIAHRVGEILESTKASEWRWVPSKRNPADEATKWGSGPYFSDESNWFGGPSFLRLSEDNWPKSVKPSVATTEEMRPSVFLHVEAGPLIDYNRFSRWERLHRTIAYVNRFLNNARGTGRKYSGQLEQEELLTAKETIFKQVQYEVYTDEMITLTRNTALPLEQRKLLDTGSDLYQYVPVLDDRGLLRQCSRVRKAKHLPVDARYPIILPRDHPVTLLLIDWYHRAFHHANHETVLNEMRQVYMISRLRTVVRKISRACQVCKIRRAHPQIPLMAPLPTARLAAYVRPFTYTGLDYFGPMLVRVGRSSVKRWIALFTCLTIRAVHLEIAYSLSTVSCISCVRRFVSRRGSPIQFFTDNGTNFQGAERILREQISQGVSATFTNASTKWIFNPPGAPHMGGAWERLVRSVKNAMGHAYLGRKLDDEGLHTMVVEAEWLVNSKPLTYLPIDSEESEALTPNNFLLGNSSGVKQPVVHVASQTRILRDSWVQIQQNLGVFWKRWVSEYLPVIRRQSKWFGEVKAVAEGDLVLIVEETKRNGWIRGRVVTVMKDSEGRVRQAIVQTPNGQLRRPVSKLALLDVEGSERAVLTGGKIHPGEDVDAAERSATLPA, encoded by the coding sequence GCACTATTCCTGCGCTGGTGTAACGAATTCCATTAACGAAAGAGCTTGGAGCTGTTCTAAATGTAATGCACTTACTAATGCGGCATCATCAAGCAGCGTTTCGGGTCGCGCTTCCCAACTGGCAGGCACGATGAAACGGCTAATGGAGAGGCAAGAGCTGGAAAAACAGCGCGTCGAATTAGAGCTTCAAAGGAAGTTTCTGGATGAGCAACAAAAGCTATTCAATGCCACCGTAGAGGATGAGATAAAGTCCCAGAAGAGCCGTGTGAGTCGCCGCTCTGCCCAAAATCGGGTGAACGAATGGCTGGGTTCAACAGCAGAAGGCGCAGTGGGAGGAAACCTCGTACCACTAGCAGCCATCCAGACCGAACTCGGGCCACCAGGGAGAGTAGCGGACATAGTAGTGAACCCATCGAAGCAATGGCAAGAGGGCCAGAGAATTCTCAAGGAACAACCAACGTTAGGGAAGCCGCAACAACCGGAGGAGAAGCTAGATGCTGATAAACACAAACTAGCTGAGCAGCAAATAGCTGATTTACGGGAACAGCTGGAGCAATGCAAGAAGCTGCTCACTGGACTGCAACTGACATCTAGTACTCAGGTAAACTCTTCAGGTGCTATTGCCAAATCCCGTCCGAAAGCCCCTGAAATAGAAAACCGTTATGCCTTTGAAAATAACTTTAGTTACCAGACCTTTTTAACAAATCCCCCCACGACCAATAATAATATGCTTCGTAATCAGTCTCGTCGCGTGGGGCAGGGTCATATATTCGCACCTGCCGGCACACATAATTTGTATAAAACTGCGAATCAGCACAATCAGTCCTTTCTTCCGCCCAAAACACAAGTGAATTTTCCCCCAACACAGCATCCAACTCCGCAGCAACTTGCTGCGCGACAGTCCCTGGCTCGTGATCTCCCATGCTTTTCCGGAAATCCGTCGGAGTGGCCAATGTTCATCTCCAACTACAATTACACTACGGAAGCTTGCGGTTATACAGATGGTGAGAACATGATTCGGCTGCAACGGTGCCTCAAAGGACACGCGCTCGAGACTGTCCGCAGTCGTTTGGTGTTGCCACAGGCGGTGCCACACGTCATCGAAACGCTTCGCATGCGGTATGGGCGATCAGAGGTGCTCATAAACTCGCTGCTGCGCGAGGTGCGATCGATTCCAGCTCCCAGGTCGGACAAACTAGAAGGATTAATTGAATATGGGATGGCGGTGCAAGCATTGTGTGATCACATAGAAGCTGCCAACGAACAAGCGCATTTGGCGAATCCTACGCTTTTACAGGAGCTTGTGGGAAAGCTACCGGCAGATCAAAAACTGTTGTGGGCTGGATACAAACGTGGCGTAGGGAATGTGAATCTGCGAACATTCTGCGACTATATGGCTGACATCGTTCGCGACGCATCGAGTGTTATACTCTACGAACCTGATGCGGGAAAAACAGTGAGCAGAGACAAGTCGAGAAGCAAAGGGTACGTGAACTTGCACACGGCCGGCAGTAAGGACACAACATCGCCTGGGTGTCATTACTGTAGTAAGCAGGGTCACCGTCTTCGTGAGTGCAACGAGTTCAAAGGCCTCAGCGAGGATGATCGATGGCGAAAAGTTCGTGAACTAGGATTATGTCAGATTTGCCTCTTCAGGCATGGGCGACGAAGCTGTCGTAGCAACAGTCGGTGCACTGTCGATGGCTGTCAATATCGCCACCATCCTCTCCTACATTCGACGAGGAAGGCCGGGAGAGTTCCGACGGTGGAACTTGCAGAAAACCACGCTCACCGTTACCTAGATTCAAGCTCGCTATTTCGGATCGTTCCTGTTACAGTTTACGGAAAGTCTAAAGCCATCGATGTGTTTGCCTTTTTAGATGAGGGATCTACACTGACGCTAATTGAAGACGAGTTAGCAATGCAGCTTGATCTTGATGGAAGTCCGCAGCCACTTTGCCTTCATTGGACTGGCGACGTGTCTCGAAGGGAGACGGATTCGAAAAAGGTTTGCTTCGAGATCGCAGGAACAGGACACAGCCAAAAGTTCAAAATAGCAGAAGCACGAACTGTCGATCGCCTTAACCTGCCCAGCCAGAGTTTCCACCGTGAAGTAGCGGAAAGGAGATTCAAGTACCTGAAAGGAATACCACTGCAGAGTTACGCGAGCGTCGTGCCGAAACTTTTAATTGGAATCGATAACCTACGACTAGCCCTGCCTTTGAAGGTGAGGGAAGGAGACGGCACTGGACCGGTTGCAGTAAAAACGAGACTTGGGTGGTGTGTATACGGTCGCCAGCTGGACGAACCCGACAAGGTCCATAGTTTTCATATATGTGAATGTAATTCTAACGGTGAGTTGCATGAAGCAATGAAGCAGTTTTTTGAGTTCGAGCAAGCGAGTGTTAAGGTACCGGATTCAATGATGTCGGATGAAGATCAACGCGCACAATATCTTTTAGAGACTACAACCAAACGGATCGGGAACAGATATGAGACAGGACTGTTGTGGAAGCAAGATGATATCGTACTTCCAAACAGCTACCCGATGGCGGTGCGCCGTTTGAAGTGCCTTGAACGACAGATGGAGCGCAACCCTGTATTGAAAGAGAATCTTCATCGTCAGATTCGAGAGTATGGCGAGAAGGGATATGCACATCGAGCGACAGAAGATGAGTTATCGAGAGCGGACCCGCACAGAGTATGGTACCTTCCTCTGGGGGCGGTAACCAATGCGAAAAAACCCGGAAAGGTTCGTGTTGTCTGGGATGCTGCAGCCAAGGTAGACGGCGTATCGCTCAATTCCGTGCTATTGAAGGGTCCGGATAGACTAGCATCATTGCCCGGCATTCTCTACCGTTTCCGATTGTACCAAGTGGCCGTGAGTGCCGACATTCAAGAAATGTTTCACCAAGTGCGCATACGAGAAGTCGATAAGCACTCGCAGCGATTCCTATGGCGTTTCGATTCTTCTAAAGATCCCGTAATCTACCTTATGGATGTTGCTACGTTCGGCTCCACATGTTCACCGGCCTCAGCTCAATATATAAAGGACCTCAACGCGAAGGAGCACTCCGAGATGTTTCCGAGAGCAGTGCAGGGTATTGTCGACAGCCATTATGTCGATGATTATCTTGACAGCTTTGGAAGTGAAGAAGAAGCACGGCAGGTAGCAGCAGAAGTTCGACTAGTACATCGAAATGGCGGCTTTACGTTGCGTGGATGGCGATCAAACAACGAAAATATCCTTGATCATCTGGGTGAGCCCAGAACCGAGGACGGCAAAACCCTCTGCCTAACCAGGACTGCAGCAACTGAACGCGTACTAGGAATGCTGTGGATTCCCCGGACGGATGAGTTGAGCTTTTCTACACAACTGGGTGAAGATGTTCTATCCTTGATCGCTGGAGATATTCGACCAACAAAACGGCAGATTCTAAGGTGTGTTATGTCACTTTTCGACCCCTTAGGATTATTGGCACCATTCTTGATCCACGGCAAGGTGCTTATACAAAACCTGTGGAGAACTGGCGCGGATTGGGATGATAAAGTCGACGACAATTCACGTGACTTCTGGCGAAGATGGACGAAGATAATCGAGTTTATTTCGACCGTGCATATCCCACGTTGTTATTTTCCTGGCGCCACAAAGGAGACGTACGCTGCAACCCAATTCCATGTGTTTGTGGATGCTAGTGAAACCGCTTATTCCTGTGCTGTGTATTTACGAACGGTAGACTTCGGAGGCAAGGCCCAATGTGTGCTCGTTGCTGGAAAGGCCAAGGTGGCCCCTGTGAAACCATTGTCCGTGCCAAGACTGGAGTTGCAGGCATGCGTGCTTGGAACACGGTTGTTGAAGTTTACTCTGGAGAACCTTCGTATTCCCATTTCCAGACGGGTGCTGTGGACTGACTCTACAACTGCGTTGTCCTGGATTCTAGCGGATCCACGCAATTATCGACCCTTCATAGCGCATCGAGTAGGAGAAATTCTGGAGTCAACTAAAGCTAGCGAGTGGAGGTGGGTCCCGTCGAAGCGAAACCCTGCAGATGAAGCGACCAAGTGGGGAAGTGGCCCTTATTTTAGCGATGAGAGTAACTGGTTTGGAGGACCGAGCTTCTTGCGTCTTTCAGAAGACAACTGGCCGAAGTCAGTGAAACCGTCGGTAGCAACCACTGAGGAAATGCGTCCTTCGGTATTTCTTCACGTGGAGGCCGGACCTTTGATCGATTACAACCGCTTTTCCCGTTGGGAGAGATTGCATCGAACGATAGCTTACGTGAACCGTTTCTTGAACAACGCCCGAGGCACAGGACGTAAGTATTCTGGACAACTCGAGCAAGAAGAGTTACTGACTGCCAAGGAAACTATTTTCAAGCAAGTCCAGTATGAGGTGTATACGGATGAAATGATAACGCTGACAAGAAACACAGCTCTACCACTGGAGCAAAGGAAGTTGTTAGATACCGGTAGTGACCTGTACCAATACGTGCCGGTGTTGGACGATCGCGGATTGCTTCGTCAATGTAGTCGGGTCAGGAAGGCTAAACATCTGCCTGTTGATGCGCGGTACCCTATAATATTGCCAAGGGATCATCCTGTAACACTGCTTCTGATCGACTGGTACCATCGCGCATTTCATCACGCCAATCATGAAACGGTGCTCAACGAGATGCGGCAGGTGTATATGATCTCGAGGCTCCGGACTGTGGTGAGGAAAATTTCCCGGGCGTGCCAAGTCTGTAAAATCCGAAGAGCTCACCCCCAAATACCCCTGATGGCTCCGTTACCTACAGCCCGGCTTGCTGCCTATGTTCGTCCCTTCACATACACAGGACTTGATTATTTCGGACCAATGCTGGTGAGAGTCGGGAGGTCGAGCGTAAAAAGATGGATCGCTCTCTTCACCTGTCTCACAATTCGTGCAGTACATCTGGAGATAGCCTACAGCTTATCCACCGTTTCCTGTATCTCCTGCGTTCGAAGATTTGTGTCTCGACGAGGTTCACCGATTcaatttttcaccgataacgGGACCAATTTCCAGGGAGCGGAGCGCATTCTACGAGAGCAGATCAGTCAGGGAGTGTCAGCAACATTTACTAACGCATCAACGAAATGGATATTTAATCCGCCAGGGGCTCCTCACATGGGTGGTGCGTGGGAGCGCTTAGTACGATCGGTTAAAAACGCGATGGGGCATGCGTACTTGGGCAGGAAGTTGGACGATGAAGGACTGCATACGATGGTCGTGGAGGCGGAATGGCTGGTAAATTCTAAGCCTCTAACGTACTTGCCGATTGACTCTGAGGAATCGGAGGCGCTCACGCCAAATAACTTTCTGCTCGGAAATTCGAGCGGGGTCAAGCAGCCGGTAGTGCACGTAGCTTCTCAGACTAGGATCTTACGAGATTCATGGGTTCAAATCCAACAGAATCTGGGCGTTTTCTGGAAACGATGGGTGTCGGAATATCTGCCGGTGATTCGCAGACAGTCAAAATGGTTCGGTGAAGTAAAGGCTGTTGCCGAAGGAGATTTGGTGCTGATCGTCGAAGAAACGAAGCGAAACGGATGGATCCGTGGTCGTGTGGTTACCGTTATGAAGGACAGCGAGGGTAGAGTGCGCCAGGCGATCGTACAAACGCCGAACGGGCAGCTGCGTCGTCCTGTATCCAAGTTAGCGTTACTGGATGTCGAAGGAAGTGAACGTGCAGTCTTGACTGGTGGCAAGATACACCCGGGGGAGGATGTTGACGCAGCCGAACGTTCGGCAACCCTGCCGGCATGA
- the LOC131685782 gene encoding uncharacterized protein LOC131685782 isoform X2, with translation MSCCQTLLFKYFFNGYIFLLRCFCLLSFKFNTSHRAFYYSNISFVYTIIFILAYAYILPQYLEVVFRLVTGTSPQITKLLTGFWLSTIYLGGIVPCLVGLVYRKSILNLYNSYVRLWYTLKQGVPENFDRKIFYRFIFKSVVIDGVCIVGAVGIRVRFYWLNGRTPYQLIQMVNGMLKELDHNRECWWSKPKLKTRIYKRPIRELYKLARLHGEINRTIQKFMELHDPSLLVIVVRGFIGIILGTYAMVVIPLRIIFLPTIDVYVYLLLQLVIYFFHFFYLVESAALFTRRAEKTGTILDDFSRKEANELLDTAIETISLELLHRDHKISNIGLYYIDFSLIYAVSWRKQ, from the exons ATGAGCTGCTGCCAAACATTGTTGTTCAAATATTTCTTCAACGGTTATATCTTTCTACTGCGCTGTTTCTGCCTATTGTCGTTCAAATTTAATACTTCCCATCGAGCGTTCTATTATTCAAATATATCCTTCGTATATACCATCATCTTCATTCTTGCCTACGCCTACATCCTTCCGCAGTATTTGGAAGTTGTCTTTCGATTGGTGACAGGTACCTCACCACAAATCACCAAACTTTTGACAGGTTTCTGGCTCAGCACAATCTATCTAGGAGGGATCGTTCCTTGTCTAgtaggccttgtataccgcaaaagTATTCTCAACCTGTACAACAGCTACGTCCGGTTATGGTACACTCTTAAACAAGGAGTTCCggaaaattttgacaggaaaattttctatcgttttatttttaaatccgTTGTCATCGATGGAGTCTGCATCGTCGGAGCAGTGGGAATCCGCGTACGGTTTTATTGGTTGAATGGACGTACACCGTATCAGTT AATTCAAATGGTTAACGGTATGCTCAAGGAACTTGACCACAATCGGGAGTGCTGGTGGTCTAAACCGAAACTTAAAACAAGGATATACAAGCGTCCTATTCGAGAGCTATACAAGCTGGCGCGATTACACGGTGAAATCAACCGAACTATACAAAAGTTCATGGAACTGCATGACCCTTCACTGCTAGTTATTGTAGTTAGAGGTTTCATCGGTATAATACTAGGAACATACGCCATGGTGGTTATACCGCTTCGGATCATTTTCCTCCCAACGATCGACGTGTATGTTTATCTTCTGCTTCagcttgttatttatttttttcatttcttttaccTAGTGGAGAGTGCAGCATTATTTACAAGAAGG GCTGAAAAAACCGGTACTATTCTAGACGATTTCTCGAGGAAAGAGGCTAATGAGCTATTGGACACAGCA ATTGAAACGATTAGCCTGGAACTACTTCATCGGGACCATAAAATTTCTAACATTGGCTTGTACTATATTGACTTTTCGTTGATCTATGCGGTAAGCTGGAGGAAACAATAA
- the LOC131685782 gene encoding uncharacterized protein LOC131685782 isoform X1, whose product MSCCQTLLFKYFFNGYIFLLRCFCLLSFKFNTSHRAFYYSNISFVYTIIFILAYAYILPQYLEVVFRLVTGTSPQITKLLTGFWLSTIYLGGIVPCLVGLVYRKSILNLYNSYVRLWYTLKQGVPENFDRKIFYRFIFKSVVIDGVCIVGAVGIRVRFYWLNGRTPYQLYDALFNYFILSMHACVSNLFVIVAYLGAHYFRILNYRIQMVNGMLKELDHNRECWWSKPKLKTRIYKRPIRELYKLARLHGEINRTIQKFMELHDPSLLVIVVRGFIGIILGTYAMVVIPLRIIFLPTIDVYVYLLLQLVIYFFHFFYLVESAALFTRRAEKTGTILDDFSRKEANELLDTAIETISLELLHRDHKISNIGLYYIDFSLIYAVSWRKQ is encoded by the exons ATGAGCTGCTGCCAAACATTGTTGTTCAAATATTTCTTCAACGGTTATATCTTTCTACTGCGCTGTTTCTGCCTATTGTCGTTCAAATTTAATACTTCCCATCGAGCGTTCTATTATTCAAATATATCCTTCGTATATACCATCATCTTCATTCTTGCCTACGCCTACATCCTTCCGCAGTATTTGGAAGTTGTCTTTCGATTGGTGACAGGTACCTCACCACAAATCACCAAACTTTTGACAGGTTTCTGGCTCAGCACAATCTATCTAGGAGGGATCGTTCCTTGTCTAgtaggccttgtataccgcaaaagTATTCTCAACCTGTACAACAGCTACGTCCGGTTATGGTACACTCTTAAACAAGGAGTTCCggaaaattttgacaggaaaattttctatcgttttatttttaaatccgTTGTCATCGATGGAGTCTGCATCGTCGGAGCAGTGGGAATCCGCGTACGGTTTTATTGGTTGAATGGACGTACACCGTATCAGTTGTATGATGCTCTGTTTAATTACTTTATTCTATCAATGCACGCCTGTGTATCTAATCTCTTTGTCATCGTTGCATACCTTGGGGCGCACTACTTTCGGATATTGAACTATAGAATTCAAATGGTTAACGGTATGCTCAAGGAACTTGACCACAATCGGGAGTGCTGGTGGTCTAAACCGAAACTTAAAACAAGGATATACAAGCGTCCTATTCGAGAGCTATACAAGCTGGCGCGATTACACGGTGAAATCAACCGAACTATACAAAAGTTCATGGAACTGCATGACCCTTCACTGCTAGTTATTGTAGTTAGAGGTTTCATCGGTATAATACTAGGAACATACGCCATGGTGGTTATACCGCTTCGGATCATTTTCCTCCCAACGATCGACGTGTATGTTTATCTTCTGCTTCagcttgttatttatttttttcatttcttttaccTAGTGGAGAGTGCAGCATTATTTACAAGAAGG GCTGAAAAAACCGGTACTATTCTAGACGATTTCTCGAGGAAAGAGGCTAATGAGCTATTGGACACAGCA ATTGAAACGATTAGCCTGGAACTACTTCATCGGGACCATAAAATTTCTAACATTGGCTTGTACTATATTGACTTTTCGTTGATCTATGCGGTAAGCTGGAGGAAACAATAA